In a genomic window of Scheffersomyces stipitis CBS 6054 chromosome 4, complete sequence:
- a CDS encoding predicted protein, protein MECPFDDSVSYVSRDVSSAGLQSLYSVTENINFRERTKDVVFLEDKDKTTNRIISASSAAKIIEIEKYIENGTTRLMKLWKPSRKHRGTLILSEKNQTGNVETKSAVSSYHSATQTTPDQNTATQSGVSEGSAKNNPLHNISSCNSITSRHSKESKLPERAVRYFRWFSRLLKMPNSEPQQSSNCSVVSESAFIESAGAPTILTYDHPSLHNKLEQYFRNNSQENEKGFAPLQPDENITNTSVPVFPILGVWKRNNLDHTLWSRKDDFLIDASNCLDHGNRGSSEFEDEVFSPHTHRPSFKDVITIEGTENQDPELSLIDIEQEIRENLIRSRSRSRSRTINTTEKGIGKKVSMGSLSGSRIRFFQLESPTNK, encoded by the coding sequence ATGGAGTGCCCCTTCGACGACCTGGTCTCGTATGTTTCCAGAGATGTTTCTTCAGCGGGGCTCCAACTGCTCTACAGTGTAACTGAGAACATCAatttcagagaaagaactaAGGATGTTGTTTTTCTAGAAGACAAGGACAAGACAACCAATAGAATAATTTCGGCTTCTCTGGCTGCtaaaataattgaaatcgaaaagTATATCGAAAACGGAACCACTCGCTTGATGAAGCTATGGAAACCTTCCAGGAAACATCGAGGGACGCTTATTCTCAGTGAAAAGAACCAAACAGGGAATGTTGAAACAAAAAGCGCTGTTTCTAGTTATCATAGTGCAACACAAACAACTCCTGACCAAAACACAGCTACTCAAAGTGGGGTTTCGGAGGGCTCTGCTAAGAACAATCCACTTCACAATATATCATCTTGTAACTCAATTACATCAAGGCATCTGAAAGAACTGAAACTTCCAGAGCGAGCAGTTCGGTATTTTAGATGGTTTTCAAGATTATTGAAAATGCCCAATTCTGAACCGCAACAGTCGCTGAACTGTTCCGTGGTTTCAGAGTCTGCTTTTATAGAATCTGCCGGTGCCCCTACAATACTTACTTATGATCATCCCTCCCTTCACAACAAGCTAGAACAATACTTTAGAAACAATTctcaagaaaatgaaaaggGATTTGCTCCTCTCCAGCCTGATGAAAATATCACAAACACTTCTGTTCCTGTCTTTCCTATTCTAGGGGTATGGAAGAGAAACAACCTTGATCACACTTTGTGGCTGAGGAAAGACGATTTTCTTATTGATGCATCTAATTGCTTAGACCACGGAAATAGAGGAAGTTCCGAGTTTGAGGATGAAGTATTTTCTCCCCATACCCACCGGCCCAGTTTCAAAGACGTAATTACTATTGAAGGAACAGAGAACCAAGATCCAGAATTGTCTTTGATAGATATTGAGCAGGAGATACGGGAGAATCTTATAAGATCAAGAAGCAGGAGCAGGAGCAGAACAATAAACACGACAGAAAAGGGAATTGGAAAAAAGGTGTCAATGGGATCACTATCTGGCTCTCGTATTCGCTTCTTCCAGCTTGAATCGCCCACAAACAAATAG
- the CNH1 gene encoding Na+/H+ antiporter (go_component integral to membrane~go_function solute:hydrogen antiporter activity~go_process regulation of pH) — protein sequence MVWSQLELEDVHIAYACVGIFSTLFSLVSLFVKERLYIGEATVATIAGLILGPHCLGWFDPVTWGNTDHITLEISRIVLCIQIVAVAVELPRKYMKKHWLSVAIFLLPVMTCGWLVVGLFVWVLIPHFNFSDALLVAACVTATDPVLAAAVVGKGKFAERVPGHLRNLLSAESGCNDGMAFPFIFLSLNIVIHGSNVGVVLKDWILLTILWECIFGCILGAVLGYVLRKLVAFAEQKNLIDRESFLAIFVFLAFNSAGIGSMLGVDDLLVSFAAGTAFGWNGDFAKKTEESHVSTVIDLLLNLAFFVYFGAIVPWPQFNDGSLGLNAWRLVVLAVVVIFLRRLPAVIALKPFTPDVKTWREALFCGHFGPIGVGALFAAILARKDLEAHYTHEETPLAHLPDKSHPHYQLLATIWPLICFIVITSIVVHGSSVAVLTLGKRLNRMAITMSFTITDNQDQGPAWMSRLQKLDKVSTSFSLHRVDTLAPSPSTAVETSGIKVRPAGGAKRRKNKKSDLQRPQTEVLQLGRTPSRVPQSTQDTPTKENEKLPFNPNEKQSGKSQYGERLPTEEEKTLSVPTTAYAEGNQLIIEDQRGEIVESLSLNKVKSNASSRLDDNLSIHSMDSLRRHLSQYDSADVSSDGDQSEESPISKKLSRTISGYKKRTYYRKNDPNHRKVYAHQIDDVIVIENEDGEIIRRYKVNRHPHSISPTQSRKRTGSVVAASLQFFGLKGKEPENLPAVPVIKIDDGKASENKLIVQKDEPGIDSALSGARAQVKLESKLADMLAKSKVSEASEDSEEEDSDDLQETAVEKRRRLEALGKLPTTHRDHDDEEE from the exons ATGGTCTGGAGTCAGCTAGAG CTAGAGGATGTGCACATCGCCTATGCGTGTGTGGGGATATTCTCCACCCTCTTTTCGCTTGTATCGTTGTTTGTCAAGGAGAGACTTTATATTGGTGAAGCCACTGTAGCGACTATAGCAGGATTAATTCTTGGTCCGCATTGTCTTGGCTGGTTTGACCCAGTCACTTGGGGAAACACAGATCACATCACCTTGGAGATAAGTCGAATAGTCTTATGTATCCAAATCGTAGCCGTGGCCGTAGAATTGCCTAGGAAGTACATGAAGAAGCACTGGTTGTCGGTGGCTATCTTTTTGTTGCCTGTAATGACATGTGGCTGGCTAGTGGTAGGGCTCTTTGTATGGGTTCTCATTCCACACTTTAACTTCTCAGATGCTCTTTTGGTGGCTGCTTGTGTCACTGCTACTGACCCTGTGTTGGcagctgctgttgttggtaaGGGTAAGTTTGCAGAAAGAGTACCGGGTCATTTGAGAAACTTGTTATCGGCTGAATCCGGCTGTAACGATGGGATGGCTTTCCCcttcatctttctttcGTTGAACATCGTAATCCACGGCAGCAATGTGGGAGTAGTGCTCAAGGACTGGATCTTGCTCACGATCTTGTGGGAATGTATCTTCGGCTGTATCCTCGGTGCAGTGCTAGGCTATGTACTTAGAAAACTTGTAGCATTCGCTGAGCAGAAAAACTTGATCGATCGTGAATCGTTTCTTGCGATCTTTGTGTTTTTGGCATTTAACTCCGCTGGTATTGGGTCCATGTTGGGGGTCGATGACTTGTTGGTTTCGTTTGCTGCTGGTACAGCCTTTGGCTGGAACGGTGACTTCGCCAAAAAGACAGAGGAATCGCATGTTTCTACGGTAAtcgacttgttgttgaacttggccTTTTTTGTCTACTTCGGTGCCATTGTACCATGGCCCCAGTTCAACGATGGAAGTCTTGGTTTGAACGCTTGGAGATTGGTGGTTCTTGCTGTAGTGGTCattttcttgagaagattgCCAGCCGTAATAGCTTTGAAACCGTTCACTCCTGATGTCAAGACGTGGAGAGAAGCATTGTTCTGTGGCCATTTTGGACCAATCGGAGTCGGTGCTTTATTTGCAGCCATCTTGGCTCGTAAAGACTTGGAAGCCCATTACACGCACGAAGAGACTCCTTTGGCCCATTTGCCAGATAAATCGCACCCTCATTACCAACTACTTGCTACCATCTGGCCCTTGATTTGCTTTATAGTTATCACGTCTATCGTGGTCCATGGATCGTCTGTAGCTGTTTTAACGTTGGGTAAGCGTCTTAACAGAATGGCCATTACCATGTCATTCACCATAACTGATAACCAAGACCAGGGTCCTGCTTGGATGTCAAGATTGCAGAAATTGGATAAAGTGTCTACTTCCTTCTCTTTGCACAGAGTGGACACGCTTGCTCCTAGT CCAAGTACTGCTGTTGAAACCAGTGGAATAAAGGTCAGGCCCGCTGGAGGTGctaagagaagaaagaacaagaaga GTGATTT GCAAAGACCACAAACAGAAGTGTTGCAGCTAGGAAGAACTCCATCAAGAGTTCCTCAATCTACTCAAGATACCCCAACAAAAGAGA atgAGAAATTGCCCTTTAATCCAAACGAAAAGCAATCCGGTAAGTCTCAGTACGGTGAGAGATTACCAacggaagaagaaaagactCTCTCTGTTCCTACCACAGCTTATGCTGAAGGAAACCAACTTATCATTGAAGACCAACGTGGTGAAATTGTGGAGTCCTTGAGTTTGAATAAAGTCAAGAGCAATGCTAGCTCTCGTCTTGATGATAACTTGAGTATCCACTCCATGGATTCACTTCGTCGTCATTTGTCTCAGTACGATTCGGCAGATGTTTCTTCTGACGGAGATCAATCAGAAGAGTCACCGATCagcaagaagttgtcgaGAACAATTTCAGGCTACAAGAAACGCACATACTACAGAAAGAACGATCCTAATCACAGAAAGGTATATGCTCATCAAATCGACGACGTCATTGTCATAGAAAACGAGGATGGTGAAATAATAAGAAGATACAAGGTCAACCGCCATCCTCATTCCATCAGCCCTACTCAATCTAGAAAGAGAACCGGATCTGTAGTTGCTGCTAGTCTCCAGTTCTTCGGGCTTAAAGGCAAGGAACCCGAAAACTTACCTGCTGTACCTGTCATTAAAATCGACGATGGAAAGGCCTCTGAAAACAAATTGATTGTCCAAAAGGACGAACCAGGTATAGACTCTGCCTTGAGCGGTGCCAGAGCGCAAGTCAAACTAGAGAGTAAATTGGCAGATATGTTGGCTAAGTCCAAAG tatCTGAAGCCTCGGAGGATtccgaagaagaggattcAGACGACCTTCAGGAAACAGCTGtggaaaagagaagaagattggaaGCATTGGGCAAATTGCCTACCACCCATAGGGATCacgatgatgaagaagagtga
- the RIS1 gene encoding SNF2 family DNA-dependent ATPase (go_function DNA binding; ATP binding; nucleic acid binding; helicase activity): DSKDLQNLLDNIKPDEDLEEGIEPTPKELSINLMKHQRLGLTWLLRMENSKAKGGILADDMGLGKTVQTLALLMANKSKDPTRKTTLIIAPVSLLRQWDAEIESKVKADIQVKVAIYHGNDKKQLSTFKDLAQYDVIMTSYGTLSSEWKKHFSEVITGVNKKKSNYLPHHGEGGRSYVSPFFSKEAFFYRIILDEAQNIKNKLSLASRAVTLLRADYRFCLSGTPMQNNVEELYPIIRFLQIRPYNEEQRFRVDIAIPLKSKNREYDDYDKTQSMKKLRAILKAILLRRSKTTLIDGKPILSLPEKHLISDFVELDTEEQEFYNSLESGIKKKAKKIMSQQKRMGMASGILTLLLRLRQACCHNYLVEIGEIKAKDRKSDSGKKRIIDWRFMLRQLATLDASVISRIKHLDHANDPPDNDEDNMFTCPICYSVVNNLEDTLIFPNCGHMICSSCEEVFFEDQLEDDSGESNVARCKECGTKVKQSTLIDYMIFKLVHHDQMELPEIASFCTRYYAISKTPTNMQLVQQLVKRDNGLTPSAKISKCVELLREIFKSYPGEKIIVFSQFTSLFDIMKLVLDKEEIDFLRYDGSMTIDHKNSTIKRFYQEDVKVLLLSLKAGNVGLTLTCASHVIIIDPFWNPYVEEQAMDRAHRIGQEREVFVHRILIAGTVESRIMELQDRKREMVGAALDEKGMKSVSRLGQKELGFLFGLNSLT, from the exons GATCTGAAGgatcttcaaaatttaTTGGACAACATTAAACCAGAcgaagatttggaagaaggaaTAGAACCTACTCCCAAGGAGctttcaatcaacttgatgaagcaCCAAAGGTTGGGTTTAACTTGGTTACTTCGAATGGAGAATTCCAAAGCGAAGGGGGGTATTCTTGCTGATGATATGGGTCTTGGTAAGACAGTTCAAACTTTGGCTTTATTGATGGCTAACAAATCAAAGGATCCTACTAGAAAGACGACCTTGATCATTGCACCGGTTTCCTTGTTGAGACAGTGGGATGCTGAAATCGAGTCCAAGGTGAAGGCTGATATTCAAGTCAAAGTAGCCATTTACCATGGCAATGATAAGAAGCAATTGTCTACTTTCAAGGACTTAGCTCAATACGATGTCATCATGACTTCGTATGGAACATTGTCTTCAGAATGGAAAAAACATTTCAGCGAAGTGATTACTGGAGTaaataagaaaaagagCAACTATCTACCTCATCATGGTGAAGGAGGTAGAAGTTATGTTTCTCCGTTTTTTTCCAAGGAAGCCTTTTTTTATCGAATCATCCTAGATGAAGCTCAGAATATtaagaacaagttgtctCTTGCTTCCAGAGCTGTCACTCTCTTACGGGCAGATTATAGATTCTGCTTGTCTGGTACTCCTATGCAAAACAATGTCGAAGAGCTTTACCCCATCATTCGTTTCCTACAGATACGGCCATATAACGAGGAGCAGAGGTTTCGCGTGGATATTGCTATCCcattgaaatcaaaaaacAGAGAGTATGATGACTATGATAAAACGCAAAgtatgaagaagttgagagcTATTTTGAAAGCAATTTTGCTTCGGAGATCCAAGACTACCTTGATTGACGGAAAGCCGATCTTGTCGCTTCCGGAGAAACATTTGATTTCTGATTTTGTCGAACTCGATACCGAGGAACAAGAGTTCTATAATTCTTTAGAATCTGGTATCAAGAaaaaagcaaagaaaatcaTGCTGcaacagaaaagaatgGGCATGGCTTCTGGAATCTTGACTCTTTTACTTCGTTTGAGACAAGCATGTTGCCACAACTATTTGGTTGAAATCGGGGAGATTAAAGCTAAAGATAGGAAGAGCGACCTGGGtaagaaaagaataataGATTGGAGATTCATGTTACGACAACTAGCCACGTTAGATGCTAGTGTGATATCGCGAATTAAACATCTTGATCATGC TAACGATCCCCCCGATAACGATGAAGATAACATGTTCACTTGTCCTATTTGCTACAGTGTTGTTAACAATTTGGAAGATACGTTAATCTTTCCAAATTGCGGACACATGATTTGTCTGTCatgtgaagaagttttctttGAGGACCAATTGGAAGATGATAGTGGCGAATCTAACGTCGCTCGTTGTAAGGAATGCGGAACAAAGGTGAAACAATCTACTTTAATAGACTATATGATATTCAAACTTGTTCATCATGATCAAATGGAGTTGCCTGAGATAGCAAGCTTTTGTACTCGTTACTATGCAATTTCGAAAACGCCTACAAACATGCAGCTTGTTCAGCAATTGGTCAAGAGGGACAACGGATTGACTCCTTCGGCCAAGATTTCCAAATGTGTAGAACTATTAAGGGAGATTTTCAAGTCATACCCAGGAGAAAAAATTATAGTCTTTTCTCAGTTCACCAGTTTATTTGACATCATGAAGTTGGTTTTagataaagaagagatCGACTTCTTGAGGTATGATGGATCCATGACAATTGACCATAAGAATTCTACTATCAAGAGGTTCTACCAGGAAGATGTCAaggtattgttgttgtcgttaAAGGCTGGTAATGTAGGTTTGACTTTGACATGTGCATCTCATGTGATTATCATAGATCCGTTTTGGAACCCATATGTTGAGGAGCAGGCTATGGATAGAGCTCATAGAATTGGGCAGGAACGAGAAGTATTTGTTCACAGAATCTTAATTGCCGGTACTGTCGAGAGTAGAATCATGGAGTTGCAAGATAGGAAACGAGAAATGGTGGGTGCGGCATTAGACGAGAAGGGCATGAAGTCTGTGTCTAGACTTGGCCAAAAGGAATTGGGTTTCTTGTTCGGCTTGAACAGCTTGACATAG
- the VMA6 gene encoding vacuolar ATPase V0 domain subunit d (36 kDa) (go_function hydrogen-transporting ATP synthase activity, rotational mechanism; hydrogen-transporting ATPase activity, rotational mechanism~go_component proton-transporting two-sector ATPase complex~go_process ATP synthesis coupled proton transport): protein MEGLFFNVNYGYVEGVVRGYKSGLLTSNQYVNLTQCDNLEDLKLQLSATDYGNFLAQQSGPLSTSIIQDNLSKKLYQQFQYLKTQSSGKLTKFLDFISYGYMIDNVSLMITGTLHERDRSEILSKCHPLGWFDTLPTLSIATDIESLYSTVLIDTPLAPFFKNCLTVDDLDDLNIEIIRNRLYKNYLEAFVEFVGTEFSNPDDEIMARLLSFEADKRVINIALNSLNNPDLSPEDKLSLFPSYGKLYPTYHGELSQVDDFEQLKAIVENVGEYKDIFSESSDTGAGAKNLEDWFYLLEMQYCKNAFTQQFTLSTVWAWLRSKEQEIRNVTWIAECIAQNQKNRIDNYISVY, encoded by the coding sequence ATGGAGGGGCTCTTTTTCAACGTTAACTACGGCTACGTCGAAGGTGTGGTCAGAGGTTACAAGAGTGGGCTTCTTACTTCGAACCAATATGTGAATTTGACCCAGTGtgacaacttggaagatttgaaattaCAATTGTCTGCCACAGACTACGGCAACTTCTTAGCTCAGCAATCGGGTCCTTTGCTGACGAGTATTATCCAGGACAacttgctgaagaagttgtaccAGCAATTTCAGTATTTGAAGACTCAGTCGTCGGGCAAGCTTACCAAGTTTCTTGACTTTATCAGCTATGGCTATATGATAGACAATGTCTCGTTGATGATCACGGGGACTTTACACGAGAGAGACAGATCAGAAATCTTGCTGAAATGCCATCCTTTGGGGTGGTTTGACACTTTGCCCACACTTTCGATTGCTACCGACATCGAGAGTTTGTACAGCACTGTTTTAATCGATACCCCTTTGGCTCCttttttcaagaactgtTTGACTGTGGACGATTTGGACGATTTGAACATCGAAATCATTAGAAACAGATTGTACAAAAACTACTTAGAGGCgtttgttgaatttgtaGGCACGGAGTTCAGCAACCCTGACGACGAAATTATGGCTCGTTTGTTGAGCTTTGAGGCTGATAAGAGAGTCATCAACATCGCTCTCAACTCGTTGAACAATCCGGACTTGTCGCCCGAGGATAAACTTTCATTGTTTCCTAGCTACGGTAAATTATATCCAACTTACCATGGCGAGTTGTCGCAAGTCGACGACTTTGAACAGTTGAAGGCTATAGTCGAAAATGTAGGTGAGTACAAGGACATCTTCAGCGAGTCGTCTGATACAGGTGCCGGAGCTAAGAACTTGGAGGACTGGTTCtacttgttggaaatgCAGTACTGTAAGAACGCTTTCACTCAGCAATTCACATTGTCAACAGTTTGGGCATGGTTGAGATCCAAAGAACAGGAAATCAGAAACGTCACCTGGATCGCCGAGTGTATTGcccagaaccagaagaacagaatcGACAACTACATTTCTGTCTACTAG
- a CDS encoding predicted protein, whose product MSSILLETLKVDLPVDLQKTIDSDSQLRTESEKFLQDLLINDQLLSTETYTTTTNTSELSENHKRTLIEEIAELDSKQHDINLKLAAITNENRDFIIDISHDLNSFNKTVETDYNHEIDAMLKVLDIEASNGVASNRFHVSINEKLTDAIKINNSILTNIDSVLDLLELPTLCKLCILQGNYQESLEISILVQALLIRFPKLVIFQRMQAQVEQELKRMVRGLIKLLNTNLKQNNILKIFQILNKLDILSYGSENTSSSKSSSRAISTADKQVQKDKLLKIIYLSARFKFITSEIAALKPLISFNKLSYLKRFIEIYREYIFNSLSIYFAIFGISSNLSNATLDTSQEDNLLINQFIRNLALLLVQNLKKYLPEVFSGEETETELDIQSKKNGLILQIIYLCKSLSKYKVDFEPIILHELVFQPDSLISEQDWTTNISKVRKFRS is encoded by the exons ATGTCTTCCATTCTTCTAGAAACCCTCAAGGTAGATCTTCCTGTAGATCTACAGAAGACTATAGACTCGGATCTGCAATTGCGTACAGAATCCGAGAAATTCCTCCAGGATCTTCTCATCAACGACCAATTGTTATCCACAGAAACATACACTACGACAACGAATACGAGCGAATTGAGCGAAAATCATAAACGTACTTTGATTGAAGAGATTGCTGAACTTGATCTGAAGCAGCATGACATAAATCTCAAGTTGGCAGCCATCACAAATGAAAATAGAGACTTTATCATAGATATTAGCCATGATCTCAAttcgttcaacaagacCGTAGAAACTGATTACAATCACGAAATCGATGCCATGTTGAAAGTTTTGGACATCGAAGCTCTGAATGGCGTAGCCAGTAATCGTTTCCATGTTCTGATCAATGAGAAACTTACGGATGCGATTaagatcaacaattcgATCTTGACCAATATTGATTCTGTACTTGATCTTTTAGAGTTGCCAACTTTGTGCAAGTTGTGCATTCTTCAAGGAAACTACCAGGAGTCATTAGAGATTTCCATTTTGGTCCAGGCGTTGCTCATTAGATTCCCCAAGTTGGTGATCTTCCAAAGAATGCAAGCACAGGTCGAACAGGAGTTGAAGCGTATGGTGCGGGGCTTGATCAAACTCTTGAATACAAACCTCAAACAAAAcaacatcttgaaaattttccagatcttgaacaagctAGATATCTTAAGCTATGGTTCAGAAAACACCTC TTCGAGTAAGTCATCATCTAGAGCTATTTCCACGGCTGATAAGCAGGTCCAGAAGGACAAATTGCTAAAAATCATCTATCTCAGTGCTCGTTTTAAATTCATCACCAGTGAAATTGCAGCCTTGAAACCATTGATAAGTTTCAACAAGCTTTCGTATTTGAAGCGGTTCATTGAAATATACAGAGAgtacatcttcaattctctaTCTATCTACTTCGCTATATTCGGCATTTCgtccaacttgtccaatGCAACATTGGATACTTCTCAAGAGGACAACCTACTCATCAACCAGTTCATAAGAAATCTTGCCTTACTTCTCGTGCAAAATCTAAAGAAATACCTCCCTGAAGTGTTCAGTG gagaagaaacagaaacagaacttGATATACAAAGCAAGAAAAACGGATTGATACTACAAATTATATATCTTTGCAAGTCGCTCTCAAAGTATAAAGTCGACTTCGAGCCCATAATATTGCATGAGTTGGTCTTCCAGCCTGATTCCCTCATTTCTGAACAAGATTGGACTACAAATATTTCCAAGGTAAGGAAGTTTAGAAGCTGA
- a CDS encoding predicted protein yields the protein MSISLGYDPKSKAISVGEDSVGDESLALEVKQLNTLTQELIAAGSDVPPQPSPQTFNKDMSMMIKKMYESGVQSFKQGKFAESAKQFSIGLEMISRRQKFESFQGTLQELNLFLMSRADAYLKTKEYLKAFSDADMLIGMMMCTPENFLRRGVANYFLGNYEAARADYQRGLAFGENNQRLQAELDIVLDKILEENGDYLENEKL from the coding sequence ATGAGCATTTCTCTAGGATATGATCCCAAGTCGAAGGCCATTAGTGTGGGAGAAGACTCTGTGGGAGACGAAAGTTTAGCTCTTGAAGTCAAACAGTTGAATACTTTAACCCAGGAATTGATAGCGGCAGGAAGCGATGTTCCTCCGCAGCCTTCACCGCAGACTTTCAACAAGGATATGAGTATGATGATCAAGAAAATGTACGAATCTGGAGTTCAATCATTTAAGCAGGGAAAATTCGCTGAATCTGCCAAACAGTTTTCTATTGGATTAGAGATGATTTCGAGAAGACAAAAGTTTGAGTCTTTCCAGGGAACACTCCAGGAGCTTAATTTGTTTCTCATGAGCAGAGCTGATGCTTACTTGAAGACCAAAGAGTACTTGAAGGCATTCAGTGATGCTGATATGTTGATTGGAATGATGATGTGCACACCagaaaacttcttgagaagaggTGTGGCCAACTACTTTCTTGGAAACTACGAGGCCGCCAGGGCTGACTACCAGAGGGGATTGGCTTTTGGTGAGAACAACCAGAGACTCCAGGCTGAGTTGGATATTGTGTTGGATAagattcttgaagagaatgGAGATTATTTGGAGAACGAGAAGCTCTGA
- a CDS encoding predicted protein — protein sequence MDSSLSLSFNTLSVNKQIENDYTLAVKLFMNKNFDKSFKLIKELYEQSFSEYGKGLITERLFVKIVNLYLVEVGLALSATATLRLSQIESHQIVTSLLNNEITKRLSEIYGSELNFPLEIVYNYNLLLVTNRELLIVDDSVFLNKVRRMYSAIDYKADKDNKYLKKLVDLYTFEILPLFDEFDEARHVIESHPIFANDITASLKKVEDIQREKLNILETERQKKLETKRLENEQRLKEVQKKKELEASQNLTYKSIKEIQKQYSAGESSTSRQSSAAVEDSSPSQLQHIRDRLVYSLRMVSVYLKENSPIILIALLAIILSTKLINFRKLNLKDRLVETVRMAFKVSYL from the coding sequence ATGGACTCGTCGCTTTCGTTATCATTCAATACGTTGAGTGTTAACAAGCAGATTGAAAATGACTATACTTTGGCTGTGAAGCTTTTcatgaacaagaactttgaCAAGTCTTTCAAGCTTATCAAGGAGCTCTATGAGCAAAGCTTTTCTGAGTATGGTAAGGGACTCATAACTGAGAGACTATTTGTGAAAATTGTCAATTTGTATCTAGTGGAGGTTGGATTGGCACTTTCTGCTACAGCCACATTGAGATTGTCCCAGATTGAATCACATCAAATTGTGACctctttgttgaacaacgaGATCACCAAACGTTTACTGGAGATATATGGCTCAGAGTTGAACTTCCCATTGGAAATTGTGTATAATTACAACTTGCTTTTGGTGACGAATAGGGAACTTTTGATTGTAGATGATAGCgtgttcttgaacaaagtGAGACGAATGTACAGCGCCATCGACTACAAAGCCGACAAGGATAAcaagtatttgaagaagttggttgACTTATATACTTTTGAGATTTTGCCTCTCTTTGACGAATTTGATGAGGCACGGCATGTAATTGAATCTCATCCCATATTTGCTAACGACATCACTGCTAGTTTGAAAAAGGTAGAAGACATCCAGAGagaaaaattgaatatattAGAGACCGAGAGACAAAAAAAGTTGGAAACGAAGCGTTTGGAGAACGAACAGAGATTGAAGGAGgtccagaagaagaaggaactCGAAGCTCTGCAGAATTTGACCTACAAATCCATAAAGGAGATCCAAAAACAATACTCTGCTGGCGAATCTTCTACCTCAAGACAATCATCTGCTGCTGTGGAAGACAGCTCTCCAAGCCAGTTGCAACATATCAGAGATAGACTCGTCTATAGTTTGCGGATGGTACTGGTGtatttgaaggaaaatTCACCAATAATCTTAATTGCCCTCTTGGCCATAATACTTTCGACCAAGTTAATCAACTTCCGTAAACTCAATCTCAAGGACAGGCTCGTTGAGACAGTGAGAATGGCTTTCAAAGTCAGCTATTTATGA